A genomic region of Catalinimonas niigatensis contains the following coding sequences:
- a CDS encoding endonuclease/exonuclease/phosphatase family protein: MDIVKLSIMVLIIFFSFGVFLSYINKPYWFVRVFDFPLMSYTFLLIMLSITYVILDGNAFQGWSLVMMIGSILALIAAAFKLYRYFPFIRKSALPPQKNDPKRHLSILNANVRQKNHKPDRLKELLAELQPDIVIMHETNQRWHEQMEYLKKDYPYHILIPKENTYGMLLYSRLKIEEQKIEYLCEEGVPSMHLKIELRNGEIVKLHAIHPKPPEIGSHTHDRDTEIVYAGKLIGENDFPSILAGDLNDVPWSKALILFRNLSNMVDPRRGRGFYNTFNAKFPLFRYPLDFINFTGHFRLVDMRRERYIHSDHFPLYVKLSYEPEGYYENLYNLVKEEQQDAEEIINQKDRSVFPNPGMPHIDELHRFSSL; encoded by the coding sequence ATGGATATCGTCAAACTAAGCATCATGGTGCTGATTATTTTCTTTTCCTTCGGCGTATTTTTATCTTATATCAATAAACCTTACTGGTTTGTGCGTGTCTTTGATTTTCCTTTGATGAGCTACACTTTCCTGCTCATTATGCTTAGTATTACTTATGTTATCCTGGACGGCAACGCATTTCAGGGATGGAGTCTGGTGATGATGATTGGTTCTATACTCGCTCTGATCGCTGCTGCCTTCAAGCTGTATCGCTACTTTCCTTTTATACGAAAATCGGCTTTGCCTCCTCAAAAAAACGATCCCAAGCGGCATTTGAGTATTCTCAATGCCAACGTAAGGCAGAAAAACCATAAGCCTGACCGGCTCAAAGAATTGCTTGCTGAACTGCAGCCGGATATTGTAATCATGCATGAAACCAATCAGCGCTGGCATGAGCAGATGGAATACCTGAAAAAAGATTACCCTTATCATATACTCATTCCCAAAGAGAATACCTATGGTATGCTTTTGTACTCCCGCTTGAAAATTGAAGAACAAAAGATAGAGTATCTGTGTGAGGAGGGTGTTCCTTCTATGCATCTCAAAATTGAGCTGCGCAACGGAGAAATCGTTAAGCTACATGCTATCCACCCAAAACCTCCTGAAATTGGGTCACACACCCACGATCGGGACACAGAAATTGTGTATGCGGGAAAGCTGATCGGAGAGAATGATTTTCCCTCCATCTTGGCCGGAGACCTGAACGATGTGCCCTGGTCTAAGGCCCTCATCCTCTTCCGCAATCTGAGCAATATGGTTGATCCCAGGCGCGGTAGAGGCTTTTATAATACTTTCAACGCTAAATTTCCACTGTTCCGCTATCCGCTGGATTTCATCAATTTTACCGGTCATTTTCGGCTGGTAGACATGCGCAGAGAAAGATACATACATTCAGACCACTTCCCGCTCTATGTCAAGCTGAGCTATGAGCCGGAAGGTTACTACGAAAATCTGTACAATCTGGTGAAGGAAGAGCAGCAGGATGCCGAAGAAATTATCAATCAAAAAGATCGCTCTGTGTTTCCGAACCCCGGTATGCCCCACATAGACGAGTTACACCGATTTAGTTCGCTGTGA
- a CDS encoding homogentisate 1,2-dioxygenase, which produces MAYYIQRGTIPPKRHIQFRKEDGSLYYEEVIGAEGFSGISSIAYHMHPPTSIEKVGETQAYAVQYAESKNMQHRHLKGAALSSGGDWLSGRNYIMGNEDVKLAICQPTENMSYFLRNATADELVYVHDGEGELWSPLGKVKFVPGDYVHIPRTITHQWKINLDKPSRFLVIESNSEVRFPKKYRNQFGQLLEHSPYCERDIKTPQAIEPIDEKGGFEVKILKHGQLHSFLYSYHPFDVVGWDGYMYPYAISIHDFEPITGRIHQPPPVHQMFEARNFVVCSFVPRLFDYHPQSIPAPYSHSNIDSDEVLFYAEGDFMSRKGVERASFTLHPGGMPHGPHPGTAEASIGKKGTEELAVMVDTFRPLKLTQQALEIEDQAYIYSWKI; this is translated from the coding sequence ATGGCTTACTACATTCAGCGCGGAACGATTCCGCCCAAACGACATATCCAATTCAGGAAAGAAGATGGTTCACTCTATTATGAGGAAGTGATCGGTGCGGAAGGCTTTAGTGGCATTTCTTCTATTGCTTACCACATGCACCCCCCGACTTCCATTGAAAAAGTAGGTGAAACCCAAGCGTACGCAGTGCAATACGCCGAAAGCAAAAATATGCAGCACCGTCACCTGAAAGGCGCTGCACTTAGTTCAGGAGGCGACTGGCTCAGTGGACGTAATTATATCATGGGCAATGAGGATGTAAAACTGGCCATCTGCCAGCCTACCGAAAATATGAGCTATTTTCTCCGCAACGCCACCGCTGACGAACTGGTATATGTGCACGACGGAGAAGGCGAATTGTGGAGCCCCTTAGGCAAAGTAAAGTTTGTTCCCGGCGACTATGTGCATATTCCCCGAACCATTACCCATCAATGGAAAATCAATCTGGACAAGCCCAGCCGTTTTCTGGTGATAGAGAGCAATTCGGAAGTACGTTTCCCCAAAAAATACCGCAATCAGTTTGGTCAGTTACTGGAGCACAGTCCTTACTGCGAACGTGATATCAAGACACCACAAGCCATTGAGCCAATAGATGAGAAAGGAGGATTTGAGGTCAAGATTCTCAAGCATGGGCAGTTGCATAGCTTTCTCTACTCCTACCATCCTTTTGATGTAGTAGGTTGGGATGGGTATATGTATCCTTATGCCATCTCTATCCATGACTTTGAGCCGATCACCGGGCGCATCCATCAGCCGCCACCAGTGCATCAGATGTTTGAGGCGCGTAATTTTGTGGTCTGCTCTTTTGTGCCTCGCCTGTTTGACTACCATCCGCAGTCTATTCCTGCGCCTTACAGCCATTCCAACATAGATTCCGATGAAGTGTTGTTTTACGCAGAGGGCGATTTTATGAGTCGGAAAGGCGTGGAACGGGCTTCTTTTACCCTGCACCCAGGCGGTATGCCGCATGGACCACATCCGGGAACGGCAGAAGCCTCTATTGGCAAGAAGGGCACCGAAGAACTGGCAGTGATGGTAGATACTTTTCGGCCACTAAAACTCACGCAACAGGCATTAGAGATTGAAGATCAGGCCTATATTTATTCGTGGAAAATCTAA
- the fahA gene encoding fumarylacetoacetase yields the protein MPQSPWLNISDDSDFSIHNLPYGIFSTASRRPRVGVAIGEYIIDMAAVAGRGKLHDLKVPLEVFEETSLNAFMRLGKAKWKVVRQRLLQWISQENSPLEQLKNECLVRQSEARMHLPVQIGDYTDFYASEEHATNVGTMFRGKENALLPNWKHMPIAYHGRTSSIVVSGTDIHRPKGQIMPAGAETPVFAETQKLDFELEMAAVVGKDSQLGHPVSTEEAEDYIFGFVLFNDWSARDIQRWEYVPLGPFLGKNFASSISPWIVPLEALQAFQKDGPEQIPNPLPYLQKANPRNFDVQLEVSLQFEEGESQVISQTNFRHMYWSIHQQIAHHTVNGCNLRVGDLLASGTISGKTPGSQGSMLELSWNGERPLQLNSGVSRSFVEDGDTIRMRGFAEKENIRIGFGEVTTKILPAL from the coding sequence ATGCCTCAATCCCCCTGGCTCAACATATCTGATGATAGTGACTTTAGTATTCACAACCTGCCTTATGGGATTTTTTCTACAGCTTCCCGCAGGCCCCGGGTAGGAGTAGCTATTGGAGAGTATATTATAGACATGGCAGCAGTAGCAGGCAGAGGTAAATTGCATGACCTTAAAGTCCCGCTGGAAGTGTTTGAAGAAACCAGCCTCAACGCCTTTATGCGGTTGGGAAAAGCCAAATGGAAGGTCGTTCGTCAGCGATTGCTGCAGTGGATTAGCCAGGAAAATTCTCCCTTAGAACAGCTTAAAAACGAATGTCTGGTACGCCAGTCGGAAGCCCGAATGCATCTGCCTGTACAGATCGGCGATTATACCGATTTCTATGCCAGCGAAGAACATGCCACCAACGTAGGTACGATGTTCAGAGGCAAAGAAAACGCGCTCCTACCTAACTGGAAGCATATGCCCATCGCCTATCATGGCCGGACTTCGTCTATCGTAGTATCCGGCACGGATATTCATCGGCCTAAAGGTCAGATCATGCCTGCCGGTGCGGAAACACCGGTGTTTGCAGAAACTCAGAAGCTAGATTTTGAGCTGGAAATGGCAGCGGTAGTCGGTAAAGATTCCCAACTGGGCCACCCTGTTTCTACAGAAGAAGCTGAAGATTATATTTTTGGCTTCGTGCTTTTTAACGACTGGTCAGCCCGAGATATTCAAAGATGGGAATATGTGCCGCTGGGGCCATTTTTGGGCAAAAATTTTGCTTCCTCCATCTCTCCCTGGATTGTACCGCTGGAAGCTTTGCAAGCCTTTCAGAAGGATGGTCCTGAACAAATCCCAAATCCACTACCCTATCTGCAAAAAGCCAATCCACGAAACTTTGACGTCCAACTGGAAGTAAGCCTACAGTTTGAAGAGGGAGAAAGCCAGGTCATCAGCCAGACCAATTTCCGACATATGTACTGGAGCATTCACCAGCAGATAGCCCACCATACTGTCAATGGGTGCAACCTTAGAGTTGGTGACCTCCTGGCTTCGGGTACCATCAGTGGCAAAACGCCCGGCAGCCAGGGAAGCATGCTGGAACTGAGCTGGAATGGTGAACGTCCTCTTCAGCTAAACAGTGGCGTTAGCAGATCGTTTGTAGAAGACGGAGATACCATTCGTATGAGAGGCTTTGCCGAAAAAGAAAACATACGCATAGGTTTCGGCGAAGTAACTACCAAGATATTGCCTGCTTTATGA
- a CDS encoding type II toxin-antitoxin system HicB family antitoxin produces MMYNYLVILEKTGTGYSAHVPDLPGCITVGETKEETMKHMQKAIQLHIEGMKEDGLDIPESNTEALRVSVQ; encoded by the coding sequence ATGATGTACAACTATTTAGTCATTCTGGAAAAAACCGGTACAGGTTATAGTGCACATGTACCTGATCTGCCGGGGTGTATTACGGTGGGTGAAACAAAGGAGGAGACCATGAAGCATATGCAGAAGGCAATACAACTACACATAGAAGGAATGAAGGAAGATGGACTGGATATTCCTGAATCTAATACTGAAGCTTTGAGAGTGTCAGTGCAGTGA
- a CDS encoding PQQ-dependent sugar dehydrogenase, which yields MRKFIFLFVIVFMVLGEDDLMAQKRDTTISASINGNIFKPKLSKSTEASDLQVPQGFTIQTFAEGLEKPRMMAVTEDGTVYVTRRQGDVRMLKDTNDDGQADVNETVLTLDQVHGIAVKENELYLVTVNEVYKTAIQQDGQLGEPQLLMENLPDGGQHPNRTIEFGPDDKMYISVGSTCNACKETSEESATLIVAEADGSGREIYAKGLRNTIGFDWHPDTEVLYGLDHGIDWLGDTVHKEELNRLEEGNDYGWPYVYEDGKPNPADQPEEMSYEEYAAQTTAPLLTLPAHSAPLDMLFYDGEQFPENYHGQAIATLHGSWNRAEPSGYKVVMINFDENGEPSGYEDFITGFLVNGDQEYIGRVCGLAVGKDGSLFISDDAGGVIYKLSYEDVGK from the coding sequence ATGAGAAAATTTATTTTTTTATTTGTCATTGTCTTCATGGTGCTTGGTGAAGATGACTTAATGGCTCAGAAGCGTGATACTACGATCAGCGCCAGCATAAATGGGAATATATTTAAGCCAAAGTTATCAAAATCCACTGAGGCATCAGACCTGCAAGTACCTCAGGGTTTTACGATACAAACATTTGCCGAAGGTTTGGAAAAACCCCGCATGATGGCCGTTACCGAAGATGGTACAGTCTATGTTACCCGTCGGCAGGGAGATGTGCGTATGCTTAAAGATACCAACGATGACGGGCAGGCAGACGTCAATGAGACAGTGCTCACCCTGGATCAGGTGCATGGCATCGCTGTGAAAGAAAATGAGCTTTATCTGGTCACCGTCAACGAAGTATACAAAACAGCTATTCAGCAAGATGGCCAATTAGGAGAACCTCAGTTATTGATGGAAAATTTACCCGATGGCGGTCAACATCCCAATCGGACCATTGAATTTGGGCCGGATGATAAGATGTATATTTCTGTGGGCAGCACCTGCAATGCCTGCAAAGAAACCAGTGAAGAAAGTGCTACCTTAATCGTAGCTGAAGCTGATGGTAGCGGACGGGAAATTTATGCTAAGGGACTTCGTAATACGATTGGTTTTGACTGGCACCCTGATACGGAAGTATTGTACGGATTGGATCATGGCATAGACTGGCTGGGAGATACTGTACATAAAGAAGAACTTAACCGTCTGGAAGAAGGGAATGACTATGGATGGCCCTATGTGTATGAAGATGGCAAGCCCAATCCTGCCGATCAGCCGGAAGAAATGAGTTATGAGGAATATGCAGCACAAACTACTGCTCCTCTGCTGACTTTGCCTGCCCATTCTGCGCCTTTGGATATGCTTTTTTACGATGGAGAGCAGTTTCCGGAAAATTATCATGGACAGGCCATTGCTACACTGCATGGCTCATGGAACCGTGCCGAGCCCAGTGGTTATAAGGTTGTCATGATCAATTTCGATGAAAATGGAGAGCCAAGCGGTTATGAAGATTTTATCACAGGCTTTCTGGTCAACGGAGATCAGGAGTATATCGGAAGAGTTTGCGGTTTGGCCGTGGGCAAAGATGGTTCATTGTTTATTTCGGATGATGCCGGAGGAGTGATTTATAAGCTAAGCTATGAAGATGTAGGGAAGTAG
- the hppD gene encoding 4-hydroxyphenylpyruvate dioxygenase: MHTDSTLSKKIAAKEEDILPIQGTYYVEFYVGNARQAAYYYHYVFGFDIIAYRGPETGHKGSTSYLLAQNKLRFVLTSSLTPDSPIAAHVHRHGDGIKDIALWVEDARKSFEETVSRGAEAVHGPYTLKDDEGEVVMASIATYGDTIHTFVENRNYQGLFLPGFRAWKNENLTNRSIGLKYVDHIVGNVDLGDMNKYVQFYADVMGFKQLVSFDDKDISTKYTALMSKVMSNGNERIKFPINEPAPGLKKSQIDEYLEFYRGAGVQHIAIATDDIIQMVSQLRNNGLEFLRVPDTYYDTLKERVGDIEEPIEELRKLGVLVDRDEEGYLLQIFTKPVQDRPTVFYEIIERKGARSFGKGNFKALFEAIEREQELRGNL; the protein is encoded by the coding sequence ATGCACACTGATTCCACTTTATCTAAAAAAATAGCAGCCAAAGAAGAAGATATTTTACCCATACAGGGCACTTATTATGTAGAGTTTTATGTGGGTAATGCCCGGCAGGCTGCTTACTATTACCACTATGTATTCGGCTTTGACATTATTGCTTACCGCGGTCCGGAAACCGGGCATAAGGGATCGACCAGCTATCTGCTGGCTCAGAATAAACTACGCTTTGTCCTCACTTCTTCCCTTACTCCTGACAGCCCGATTGCAGCGCATGTACATCGGCATGGTGACGGTATCAAAGATATTGCCCTCTGGGTAGAAGATGCTCGCAAATCTTTTGAGGAAACGGTGAGCCGAGGAGCCGAAGCTGTTCATGGACCTTATACACTAAAAGATGATGAGGGAGAGGTTGTGATGGCTTCTATCGCTACCTACGGTGATACCATTCATACTTTTGTAGAAAACCGAAATTATCAGGGACTATTTTTACCCGGCTTCCGTGCCTGGAAAAATGAAAACCTGACCAATCGCTCCATCGGTTTAAAGTATGTGGACCACATAGTGGGCAATGTAGATCTGGGCGATATGAACAAATACGTACAGTTTTATGCCGACGTGATGGGCTTTAAGCAGCTGGTCTCATTTGATGACAAAGATATTTCTACCAAATACACCGCGCTGATGTCCAAGGTCATGTCCAATGGCAATGAGCGCATCAAATTTCCCATCAACGAGCCTGCGCCTGGCCTGAAGAAGAGCCAGATTGATGAGTACCTGGAATTTTATCGGGGAGCAGGCGTGCAGCATATCGCCATTGCTACCGACGATATCATCCAGATGGTCAGCCAGTTGAGAAATAACGGCCTGGAGTTTCTGCGTGTGCCGGACACCTATTATGATACTCTCAAAGAAAGAGTAGGCGACATAGAGGAACCCATAGAAGAACTTAGAAAACTAGGCGTGTTGGTAGACCGGGATGAGGAAGGTTACCTGCTACAGATTTTCACCAAACCCGTACAGGACCGGCCAACGGTATTCTACGAAATCATTGAGCGTAAAGGCGCGCGTTCTTTCGGTAAAGGCAACTTCAAAGCCCTTTTTGAGGCGATAGAAAGAGAGCAGGAACTTAGAGGTAATTTATAA
- a CDS encoding IS110 family RNA-guided transposase, translating to MKKSVFVGIDVSKSSFDAAIFEPSSGALTHKQFKNNNRGFATFLKWIRSVASLQNCLFCMEDTGSYSYGLACFLASKKADLCLESAYRIKHSVGIKRKKTDKADAEMIAQFAFRFADKLKLYTPPVAVVAQLKTLISFRLRLIKQKTSIITAIEAHKQLDGYVDISFMMRSLNQQLKALKEQIKKCNEQIDRLMQQDQQLHHQNHLLCSIPGVGKVIAAQVIAYTYGFTKFKDWRKFACYVGTAPFPHQSGTSIKKRTQVSSIANKKLKALLSMGAVNTLRTENEYHVYYRRKIKEGKHHMVVINAIRNKLISRMFAVIRRDTPYVKLQLQ from the coding sequence ATGAAAAAGTCAGTATTTGTGGGCATTGATGTAAGTAAATCTTCCTTTGATGCTGCCATTTTTGAACCTTCATCCGGTGCCCTAACTCACAAGCAGTTTAAGAACAATAATAGAGGATTTGCAACATTTCTCAAATGGATCAGGTCTGTTGCATCGTTGCAAAATTGTTTGTTTTGCATGGAGGATACAGGAAGCTATAGCTATGGTTTGGCTTGTTTTCTGGCAAGTAAAAAGGCAGATCTTTGCCTGGAATCTGCTTATCGTATCAAGCATTCTGTGGGTATCAAGAGGAAAAAAACGGATAAAGCAGATGCGGAGATGATAGCGCAGTTTGCATTTAGGTTCGCTGATAAGTTGAAACTATACACACCTCCTGTTGCTGTAGTAGCACAGCTTAAGACTTTGATCTCTTTTAGACTTCGTCTCATTAAGCAGAAGACCAGCATCATCACTGCAATAGAAGCTCATAAGCAATTAGATGGGTATGTTGATATCTCTTTTATGATGCGTTCCCTTAATCAACAGCTCAAAGCCCTTAAAGAACAGATCAAGAAGTGCAATGAGCAAATTGATCGGCTTATGCAGCAGGATCAGCAGCTACATCACCAGAATCATTTGCTCTGCTCTATTCCAGGAGTAGGTAAAGTAATCGCCGCTCAGGTCATTGCCTACACCTATGGCTTTACCAAATTCAAGGACTGGCGTAAATTTGCTTGTTATGTAGGCACTGCTCCTTTTCCTCACCAGTCAGGCACCAGCATCAAAAAGAGAACACAAGTCTCTTCTATTGCCAATAAGAAGTTGAAAGCTTTGCTTAGTATGGGAGCTGTAAATACTTTACGCACCGAGAATGAGTATCATGTTTACTACCGCAGAAAGATCAAAGAGGGCAAACATCACATGGTCGTCATCAATGCCATCAGAAATAAGCTCATCAGCCGAATGTTCGCTGTCATCAGAAGGGATACTCCCTATGTGAAACTACAACTGCAGTAA
- a CDS encoding Glu/Leu/Phe/Val dehydrogenase dimerization domain-containing protein: protein MKQLLKEFEERKPEIVFEWNDPETEAEGWVVINSLRGGAAGGGTRMRKGLNRHEVESLAKTMEIKFTVSGPAIGGAKSGINFNPDDPRKEGVLRRWYRAVTPLLKNYYGTGGDLNVNEVEEVIPITESYGLWHPQEGIVTGHYLSSDPQKIKQLGQLRQGVSKKLEDLHFTPALERKYTVADMATGYGVAQSVIHYYDLWEGKTAGKRAIIQGWGNVGGAAAYYLAKHGIQIVGIIDRNGGLIKTEGFRFEEIRDLLLNRVQNTLTAEGMSSFEEVNEKIWQVGAEVFIPAASSRLVTQEQLSSMIAHGLEVIAPGANVPFKDQEIFFGPIAEYADQHIALIPDFIANCGMARVFAYLMESEIEITDEAIFHDVSQTIREALERIHQQNPQSVNIAKTAFEIALKELLQKDQQTEKVMMG from the coding sequence ATGAAGCAGCTATTAAAAGAATTTGAAGAACGGAAACCTGAGATTGTATTTGAATGGAATGACCCGGAAACAGAAGCCGAAGGCTGGGTAGTCATCAATTCGCTGAGAGGAGGTGCTGCCGGTGGAGGAACGCGCATGCGAAAAGGCCTGAACCGTCATGAAGTGGAATCGCTGGCCAAAACGATGGAAATCAAGTTTACCGTCTCCGGCCCAGCCATTGGTGGAGCAAAATCAGGCATTAACTTCAACCCGGACGATCCCCGCAAGGAAGGCGTGTTGCGTCGCTGGTACCGTGCCGTCACGCCACTGCTGAAGAATTATTACGGTACAGGAGGAGATCTGAATGTAAACGAAGTGGAGGAAGTGATTCCCATAACCGAAAGCTACGGACTCTGGCATCCGCAGGAAGGTATTGTCACCGGACATTATCTGTCTTCCGATCCACAAAAGATCAAGCAACTGGGTCAATTGCGACAAGGAGTTTCTAAAAAGCTGGAAGATCTCCACTTTACCCCTGCTTTAGAACGAAAATATACGGTCGCTGACATGGCTACCGGCTATGGCGTAGCCCAGTCTGTCATCCATTACTATGACTTATGGGAAGGAAAAACTGCTGGCAAGCGAGCCATCATCCAGGGTTGGGGAAATGTAGGCGGTGCAGCGGCTTATTACCTGGCCAAACACGGCATACAGATCGTAGGCATCATTGACCGCAATGGTGGACTGATCAAAACCGAAGGCTTTCGCTTTGAAGAGATACGCGACTTGCTCCTGAACAGAGTGCAGAATACTTTGACAGCAGAAGGAATGTCATCGTTTGAGGAAGTCAATGAAAAAATATGGCAGGTAGGCGCCGAAGTGTTTATTCCTGCCGCATCCTCTCGGCTGGTAACACAGGAACAACTCAGCAGCATGATAGCACATGGGCTGGAAGTCATTGCACCGGGAGCCAATGTGCCTTTCAAGGATCAGGAAATCTTCTTCGGTCCCATTGCAGAATATGCCGATCAGCACATTGCGCTTATCCCTGATTTTATTGCCAATTGTGGGATGGCGCGGGTATTCGCCTACCTGATGGAAAGCGAAATTGAAATCACCGACGAAGCCATCTTCCACGATGTGTCGCAAACCATCCGGGAAGCACTGGAAAGAATTCACCAGCAGAACCCTCAGTCTGTCAATATTGCCAAAACTGCTTTTGAAATCGCCCTGAAAGAGCTGCTACAGAAAGACCAGCAGACGGAAAAAGTGATGATGGGATAG
- a CDS encoding four helix bundle protein — protein sequence MNNWLLTNDRQKRNDKKNPVQEKSFAFAIRIVRLYQYLVKEQKEFVLSKQLLRSGTSIGAK from the coding sequence ATGAACAATTGGCTTCTAACGAATGATAGACAAAAAAGAAATGATAAGAAAAACCCGGTGCAGGAGAAGTCATTTGCTTTTGCCATACGCATTGTTCGTTTGTATCAGTATTTAGTTAAAGAACAAAAAGAATTTGTACTCTCAAAGCAATTGTTGAGAAGTGGAACGAGCATTGGAGCTAAGTAG
- a CDS encoding LutC/YkgG family protein, whose translation MGKADILKAVKKNKPEELPIPSLDFPTSNGQDLKSLYQERLAAGGGEVVSAKDKVEAEWIVKERMGDYQYVAGAFENLNTMDLSAIRDPHELELLDMAVFEGLLGVAENGAIWVNEESLVHRAAPFITQHLVLLIREDQLVDKMHEAYKRLRSQEYGHGVFIAGPSKTADIEQSLVIGAHGPKSLLVIMLPPA comes from the coding sequence ATGGGTAAAGCAGATATTCTTAAAGCGGTAAAAAAGAACAAACCGGAAGAGCTTCCTATCCCTTCTCTGGACTTTCCAACCTCCAACGGACAGGATTTGAAATCACTTTATCAGGAAAGGCTGGCTGCCGGAGGAGGAGAAGTAGTCTCTGCCAAGGATAAGGTAGAAGCCGAGTGGATTGTCAAAGAACGTATGGGCGATTATCAATATGTAGCCGGTGCTTTTGAGAATCTGAATACCATGGACCTCTCAGCCATCCGTGACCCACATGAGTTGGAACTGCTGGATATGGCGGTTTTTGAAGGCTTACTGGGCGTGGCTGAAAATGGTGCCATCTGGGTCAATGAAGAGTCACTGGTGCACAGGGCGGCGCCATTCATCACCCAGCATCTTGTCCTGCTCATTCGTGAAGATCAGTTGGTAGACAAGATGCATGAGGCTTACAAAAGATTGCGCAGCCAGGAATACGGACATGGCGTTTTTATTGCTGGTCCTTCTAAAACTGCTGACATTGAACAATCACTCGTCATTGGTGCCCATGGCCCCAAAAGCCTACTGGTGATCATGCTCCCCCCGGCATAA
- a CDS encoding four helix bundle protein produces MAYKEARETKYWLKLLKETGYISAFY; encoded by the coding sequence ATTGCATACAAAGAAGCTCGGGAGACAAAATACTGGTTAAAATTGCTTAAGGAAACAGGTTATATCAGTGCGTTCTATTAA
- a CDS encoding flavin reductase family protein, protein MKSIYPADVSARDFYSYMVSAVVPRPIAFVSSISADGKVNLSPFSFFNAVSAKPPILIFAPVNSMRDNSTKNTLDNVLEHDEVVINIVNHTILEQMSLTSTAYPKGVNEFAKSGLTEAPSQLVKPPRVAESPVAFECKVKQVIALGEEGGAGNLVICEVLLVHIHEEILDEKGSIHPQKLDAIGRMGGNFYCRASGDAVFEVIRPVKEHGIGVDQLPEAIRKSKILTGSNLAKLGNVSAIPDPTSAQKYASDPLIQQTSKQHTNSPADLAEAMHRLAQKFLEEGEMEKAWAALLSVHAF, encoded by the coding sequence ATGAAGTCCATTTACCCTGCTGATGTCAGCGCCCGTGATTTTTACAGTTATATGGTCAGTGCGGTAGTTCCCCGCCCCATTGCTTTTGTCAGTTCCATAAGTGCGGATGGGAAAGTGAATTTAAGTCCTTTCAGCTTTTTTAATGCCGTAAGTGCCAAGCCACCCATTCTCATCTTTGCTCCGGTGAATAGCATGAGGGATAACAGTACCAAAAATACCCTGGATAATGTACTAGAGCATGATGAGGTGGTGATCAATATTGTCAACCATACTATCCTGGAACAAATGTCACTGACCAGTACAGCCTATCCTAAAGGTGTAAATGAATTTGCCAAATCCGGTTTGACAGAAGCCCCTTCTCAATTGGTGAAACCGCCCCGCGTGGCGGAGTCACCAGTGGCTTTTGAGTGCAAAGTGAAGCAGGTCATAGCTTTAGGTGAGGAAGGAGGAGCAGGTAATCTGGTCATTTGTGAAGTGCTGCTGGTACATATCCATGAAGAAATTCTGGACGAGAAAGGCAGTATCCATCCGCAAAAGCTGGATGCTATCGGGCGTATGGGCGGAAACTTTTATTGCCGTGCCAGCGGTGATGCCGTTTTTGAAGTGATACGTCCGGTCAAGGAGCACGGGATAGGCGTAGATCAGTTGCCGGAAGCAATACGGAAAAGCAAAATTTTAACGGGTAGTAACCTGGCTAAACTGGGCAATGTTTCAGCTATTCCTGACCCTACCAGTGCGCAAAAGTACGCCTCTGATCCTCTCATACAACAAACCTCAAAACAGCACACCAATAGCCCGGCAGATTTGGCAGAAGCCATGCACCGGCTTGCGCAGAAATTTCTGGAAGAAGGAGAAATGGAGAAAGCCTGGGCAGCCCTCCTAAGTGTTCATGCTTTTTGA
- a CDS encoding type II toxin-antitoxin system HicA family toxin, which yields MKPGRVTVPDHGKNKDLAKGTENSILKQADLK from the coding sequence ATCAAACCCGGAAGGGTCACAGTTCCTGATCATGGAAAGAATAAAGACTTGGCAAAAGGTACTGAAAACAGTATCCTGAAACAGGCAGATTTAAAGTAA